The genome window CGATGAGCTTGAATTGTCAGTGCGCTCGGCCAATTGTCTCAAAAATGCCAATATCTCGTTGATTGGTGAGCTGGTACAGAAGACCGAGACGGAGATGCTGACGACGAAAAACTTCGGCCGCAAATCACTCAATGAAATCAAGGATATCCTGAGTCAGATGGGACTTTCCCTGGGGATGAAGGTTGTGGACTTTGATCCTGAAAATGCAGAAATGATCAAAAAAGTAATGGTTGACGACTACGAAGAGTAGGAAACCCCCAGGGACCATGTTTGCAGGAAGGTGTCTGGTGAATGTAGTGCTGTCAGGGAACAAGGAGATGATGAAGAGATGCGACATCGTGTGGTAGGAAGAAGGTTGGGGTATGGACCCAGCCACCAGAAAGCTATGATGCGGTCCCTGGCTGGGTCGCTGATCAAATATGAGACCATTGAAACGACGTTGGCGCGGGCCAAAGAGCTGCGGCGGCTTACCGATCGTCTGGTGACGATGGGTAAAAAAGACAGTCTCCATGCCCGGCGGCAGGCGTATAAGGTACTCAATGATCATGGGCTGGTGAAAAAGCTCTTTGACGAGATCGCCCCGCGGTTCAAGGAGCGTCCCGGCGGTTATACCCGGCTGATCAAAACACGTTTCAGAGTCGGTGATAACGCGCCCATGTCGCTGGTTACCTTTTCAGCCAAAGAGCTGGTGAAGAAGGAGAAGGCGGCAGCTAACAGAGCGACAAGCATTGCCGATGAGGTGAAGAAGGGTGTTGAGGCGGAACTGGCGGCGGAAGCGCCGGCAGCTGGGGCGGTTGCCGCCAATGAGGAGACGCCTGCGGCAGAACCTGTGGCTGAAGAAGTTGCTGAGGACACAGCTGAAAAAACCAAAGAATAGTTTCCGCCACCCGGTTGGCGGTAAGATTTCAAAAGCATGGCCTGCGGGCCATGCTTTTTTTATGGCCGGGTTAAGGCTGCCGGTTGTGCGGCGCAATCCCGCAGTATATTTTCCCTTGATACCTGTTTGTGTACTCGTGCCGCCATGGCAGCAGTGCCAATGCTATGATGTCAGTTGCTCTCGTCTGGTGGGCAGGTCGGGATATGGCTGAGGCGGCGAATCAGGCGGGCTAAAGTCGGAATCTGGGGGGCAAGGGGGGCATCGGCAGCCAAGCGCTGCAACTGAAGGAGGGCTTGGGGAATATGCTGGCGAAAATGGAGCCGTTTTTTCACCGTTGAGAGAAAACCAAAAGCACCAAGAACCTGCATGCCGCGGATAAGGGAATAGCAGCTGACGTTATGGTTGAAGACCCCAGGTTCAGGCAGCGAAAGCTGTGCCCGGGGTGCCGCCGTATGGTAATAGTATTCCAGCAGTTCCTGCTGAAGTGCCGGAGGCATGGCGACATAGGGGTCGGTGAGCAGTGCAGCCAAGTCGTAATAGATGGGTCCCAGTCGGGCGCCCTGGAAATCGATCACCCGGATATGCTTGGTGCAGATCATCAAGTTTTTTGCCTGGAAATCGCGATGGAGAAAAAAATGACCCGGCGCCTGCAGGGCAACGTCTGCCAGGAGGGCACAATCTTTCCTGAACTGCCGGCGTTGAGCAGCGGAGAGTTCTATCCGGCCCAACGGAATGGCAAAGGAATTGAGAAAATACTCCAGTTCACCGGCAATGATCAGCTGCCGGTCATAATGGCCACCAGCGTAGCACCATGAGGGATCAAAGCCCTCAGCGGCCTGTTGCTGCAGTGCCGCCAACAGGCAGAGCGCCTGCTGATAGTGGGCGATGGTTGCCGTGCTCCACTGATCATTGGCGGCCAGATCATAGAGGGTGGTATCGCCGAGATCCTCCAAAAGATAATAGCAGGCGCAGGGACTACTGGCCAGCACCTTGGGAATGGGGAATTGTAGGGTGGCAAGGTGCTGAGCCACCAAGAGGAAGGAGTGGTTTTCGGTAACCAGATGCTGGCCAAGGCGGCGAAATTTTTGGCTGCCGCCATGGGCATCGACGGCGATCAGCGGCTGGGAATGAAAGGCTGATCTAATGCGGAAATAGCGTCGATCGGAGCCGTCTCCAGCCAGCAGGGCAGCGGAAAAAGTCCCCTTGCCGGCCGTCGGGATGGTTAAAAAACCAGCGACCAGAGCAGCCAGGGGTTCGGGCAGATCATTTTGAGAGATAGATGCGTTCATAGATGACTTCGATGGCCGGCAGCAGGGCATGGTTGTCCAGCTGCCGATAGAGCATGGCCGCCAGCGCCATCGCTCCGGCGCCGACCCCTTCCTTGACAAAGCCCTGCTCATAGAGTTGTAGATTTCGATGCCGGGAGGCAGAGAAGTTGAGTCGTGCGGCAAACATCGGCATTGCCGTGGGCAGCTGGCGGGCCAGCCCTCTGATGTCGGCATGCGGATCTTCCGAAACCCAGCCGGTGGTTGCCACGGCAATGTTGGTTGTCGCCGCACGGCGCAGCACCGTTGCCACCCGCTCTTGGTGCAGTGCTGTGATGTTGTCGATGTTTTTCTCCGCCATCATAGCCCCGATGAGGGCAGCTACTGCCAGCATCTGACTGCCGCCGCCAAGGAGGACCGGTGTCCGGTGGCTGGCTGCCAGAGCCATGCCGGCCTGCACCACCTGCATGGGATCCCCCAGCAAGGCGACGGCGGCCAACGGATCGGTGGCCAATGAACCGCGGATCAGGCCTTTGTCAACCATAGCCCGGGTAACCACCTGTTCTTTCAGCGAAGGGTTGTTGCCCGGCATGCTGCCGCTTATTTTGCCAAAAGAATCCAGCCCGAGCCCCTCCATTAATGATAGGGCGGTGGTCGTGCCGCCGGGAACGCTTTCCCCGATAATCAGGGTATGGCCAAGGAGTCCGAGGTTTTCACCAATAATCATGCCCTGAAGCAGCAGTTCATGGACGTTTTCCACCGGCAACGAATCGGTGATTGCCTTTCCGGGGGTGCGGCCGGCAACCAGCAAGGGAACCTGGGGGGTGATGGAGTTCCCTGCGTCGACGATTACCGTCGGGCAGGAAAGCAGCAGCTGGGCTGCCATGGTAATAATAACCGGAGAGGGTGGGCCGCTGGGGTTTTCCGGAATTTTTTCCAGGCAGCGGGCCCGACCATAGTAGAGTGCCTCCACATCGGCGGCGGCCGTGTAACGGATAAGCTCAGCATTGGCGCCGGCCGCCGAAATGCCGGGGATGGCCGCTGTTTCGGTGGTGGCAATGGTGCAGATGAAAAGCGGCGGCCGTCCGAGAGCATGCTGGAGAAAATCGGCAGCCGCTGCTTGGTCATCGGTAACCGTGATGATGTCTGGATGGGACATGGCAGTTCCTTTATGATCGCGGAGAGTATGTCCGAGAGTAGGGTTCTTTCCCTGGAAAGAGATGGTTTGTTTCCTGCTGCAGCGTCTGCGGGCTGCTACTGGTCATGGTCCTGAATAATGACGATGGCTTGATAGCCCCTGGCTCGCAGCCTGTCAGCCAGGTCTTCGGCCTGGTCACGGTTGGAGAACCAGCCGGCCCGTACCCGGTAGCAGGTGTTGTTGCCACAGTCGGCAGTCTGCATGAAAAGCGAGTTGGTGAACGGCTGCAGGTTTTCGTACAGTTGGCGGGCGTTGTCCCGCTCGGCAAAGGATCCCAACTGGACGCCAAAGTAGCGCGTCTGGGAAAACCGGGTTTGCCCGGCTACCGGGGCTTCAAGAAGGGTTATGCGCACCAGGGCAGTGCCCTGGTCAACCATGTCCAACGCTTCGGCTGCCGCATGGGAAAGGTCGATGATC of Candidatus Anaeroferrophillus wilburensis contains these proteins:
- a CDS encoding TIGR00303 family protein is translated as MSHPDIITVTDDQAAAADFLQHALGRPPLFICTIATTETAAIPGISAAGANAELIRYTAAADVEALYYGRARCLEKIPENPSGPPSPVIITMAAQLLLSCPTVIVDAGNSITPQVPLLVAGRTPGKAITDSLPVENVHELLLQGMIIGENLGLLGHTLIIGESVPGGTTTALSLMEGLGLDSFGKISGSMPGNNPSLKEQVVTRAMVDKGLIRGSLATDPLAAVALLGDPMQVVQAGMALAASHRTPVLLGGGSQMLAVAALIGAMMAEKNIDNITALHQERVATVLRRAATTNIAVATTGWVSEDPHADIRGLARQLPTAMPMFAARLNFSASRHRNLQLYEQGFVKEGVGAGAMALAAMLYRQLDNHALLPAIEVIYERIYLSK
- a CDS encoding septal ring lytic transglycosylase RlpA family protein; the encoded protein is MKWFWLLALLATGCWGCMAKHSRYDYSLPAKPRLLASQEGIASWYGSDFHGKSTASGELYDMHQLTAAHKELPLGSRVKVTNLENRKSVTVFINDRGPFIKGRIIDLSHAAAEALDMVDQGTALVRITLLEAPVAGQTRFSQTRYFGVQLGSFAERDNARQLYENLQPFTNSLFMQTADCGNNTCYRVRAGWFSNRDQAEDLADRLRARGYQAIVIIQDHDQ
- a CDS encoding phosphotransferase produces the protein MNASISQNDLPEPLAALVAGFLTIPTAGKGTFSAALLAGDGSDRRYFRIRSAFHSQPLIAVDAHGGSQKFRRLGQHLVTENHSFLLVAQHLATLQFPIPKVLASSPCACYYLLEDLGDTTLYDLAANDQWSTATIAHYQQALCLLAALQQQAAEGFDPSWCYAGGHYDRQLIIAGELEYFLNSFAIPLGRIELSAAQRRQFRKDCALLADVALQAPGHFFLHRDFQAKNLMICTKHIRVIDFQGARLGPIYYDLAALLTDPYVAMPPALQQELLEYYYHTAAPRAQLSLPEPGVFNHNVSCYSLIRGMQVLGAFGFLSTVKKRLHFRQHIPQALLQLQRLAADAPLAPQIPTLARLIRRLSHIPTCPPDESN
- the rplQ gene encoding 50S ribosomal protein L17; protein product: MRHRVVGRRLGYGPSHQKAMMRSLAGSLIKYETIETTLARAKELRRLTDRLVTMGKKDSLHARRQAYKVLNDHGLVKKLFDEIAPRFKERPGGYTRLIKTRFRVGDNAPMSLVTFSAKELVKKEKAAANRATSIADEVKKGVEAELAAEAPAAGAVAANEETPAAEPVAEEVAEDTAEKTKE